The Bremerella cremea genomic sequence GTAAAGCGGCCCACATGCCCCAGCACTCCCACGCGCACGAAGTGATGGCGGGTAATTTCAAAGGTATCAGATACGTTTTCGTGGCTCAAACAAGGTCTCCTTGCCTGCATTCTGGCCCAAATCGGGGGTGCTGCCAAGTGTCGATGGGCACTGACCTTACAATTCCCTGGCAAGCGTTTTAGAATGATTGGTCGGTTTGGGCCATCTTTCGTCCCTTGAAAAGTGGCCTGCCGATCATTGTTTCTGGATCTATCCGAAAGTAAAGAAGAGAACGCCGCCGATGTCGACGACGACGCAATCCTGGTCTGCCCTTGCTGATGAAGTCCTTCGTGGTCATCAATTGACGTTGGAAGAGGGCCTTTCGCTCCTCCAATCGTCCGATGACGAACTGTTGGACGTGATGTCCGCCGCGTTCAAGATCCGCCGCCAACACTTCGGCAAGACGGTACAGTTGTACCAGCTGATGAACGCCAAAAGCGGCCTCTGCCCAGAAGATTGCGGTTACTGCTCGCAATCGAAAGTTTCCGATGCAGAAATTCCCAAGTACAACTTCCTCAGCCGCGACAAGCTGATGGAAGGGGCCAAGATCGCCGCCGAACGGGATGTGAAGACCTACTGCATCGTCATCTCGGCCCGCGGCCCGAACGAACGGGAAATGAAAGCGGTCGAAACGATCGTCCCTGAGATCAAAGAAAAGTACGACCTGAAAATCTGCGCTTGCCTCGGGCTGCTTTCCCCTGAACAGGCCGATCGCTTGAAGGCCTGTGGTGTCGACCGCGTGAATCACAACGTCAACACGAGTGCCGAATACTACGAAAAGATCTGCTCGACCCACACCTACGAAGACCGTATTCAAACCCTTTCGGCGGTCCGTGAAGCTGGCCTCGAATTGTGCAGTGGCGGCATCGTGGGCATGGGAGAATCGGAAGCAGACATCGTGAAGATGGCCCTCGAACTACGTGAGTTGGGCGTTCACTCGATTCCGGTCAACTTCCTCAATCCAATCGACGGCACACCGCTGCAGGGTCTGGGTAAAGACTTGAGCCCACGCCAATGCCTCCGTATTTTGGCCGTCTACCGCTTCGCCAACCCAACCAGCGAACTTCGTATCGCCGGCGGTCGCGAAATCCACCTCCGCAGCCTGCAACCGCTGGGCTTATACGCCGCGAACTCGATCTTCCTGGGCGATTACCTAACAACGCCAGGGCAGAAAGCGGAAGACGATTACCGCATGCTGGAAGATCTTGGCTTTACCGTTACCAAGACGGAAGAAGTCTCGGTCGGCTCGGCTTAGGTTGCCTTTCGATTCCACTCGTTGGAATCCCTCACCCGAACCCTCTCCCTTCAAGGGAGAGGGGACAATAGACGGGTGTGAATCAACTTTCTACAGCCCTTCGCCAATCTTTAGCAGCTTCCCGGTCGCCGGGTCTTTGCCTTCTGCTTTGCCATCGCCATTGGCAAATTCCGTGATGTACAACTCGCCGTCGGCATTGAAGGCCATCGCGGTGGGTTGGTCGAGGTCGAGTAACTTGGTGGCTTTGATGGCCTGTTTGCCGTCGCGGCGGATCGCGTCCAGACGGTAGAGGCCCCCTTGCTTCGGATCGGCCCAGCTATAGTCAACGGCGTACAAACGGCCAGTCTTAGGGCTGTAGGCCAAGCCCACGACGTCGTATAGCTCGGTTGGCAAACTCAACAGCAGCTTCTTCGACTTTTGATCGTAGAATGTCAGCAGACTGTCTTTCGTGTCGTTGATTTCCCCCATTTGACCCACCACGATCTCGCGGCGAGGACTAATCACGATCGCGGCCGGGGCGTCAACGCTAACCACTTCTTTGGTAGGAATAAAACGAGTCAGTTCTCCCAAGCCATCCATCTCTAACGGGCAGCGAGCGACCCAGCCCTTCTTGTCGTCGCCGTTGGAAGTCACATAGATGGCCTCTTGATCGACGGCCACGCCGTAAAAGTTTCCTTCGCCTGGGACGTCATCGCTCGGCTTGAGCGGGTTCGTCTTCTTGCCCATGTCGGCTTTGATACCACCGTCGCCGATCTCGTCGACATGGTAAACGCGGACGACTTCCTCGCCATCTTTCAGGCTGCCGTCGCCAACCACCAGGTGATCTTTATCCAAGAAGGCCAACCCCAATGGCCCCATCAAATAGGTCGGGCCTTTGCCATATTCGTCCTGTGGAAAATCCTTCACGACCACTTCCGCTTTGCCATCGACAACGCGAATGATTTGCGAAGCGGCGGACTCCGCGACGTAGACAATTCCTGTCTCCGGCTGCACGGCCACCCCGGTCGGGCACTTCAGGCCATCGAGAATAACTTCTGGCTTGATCTCCGCTTTCGCGGAAACTGTCATCAATAGAGCAAAGGAAAGGGGCAGGGCAAATCGGCGGAGCATGCGAGGGCCTCGTTCTCGAAAATACTAGTGCAGTTGATAAGGTATAGTTTGCCGCATAACGCAAGGTTTTCCAAGCGTAAGCGTCAAAGACCTGGCAGAAAAACGAGGGCACAAGC encodes the following:
- the bioB gene encoding biotin synthase BioB, whose amino-acid sequence is MSTTTQSWSALADEVLRGHQLTLEEGLSLLQSSDDELLDVMSAAFKIRRQHFGKTVQLYQLMNAKSGLCPEDCGYCSQSKVSDAEIPKYNFLSRDKLMEGAKIAAERDVKTYCIVISARGPNEREMKAVETIVPEIKEKYDLKICACLGLLSPEQADRLKACGVDRVNHNVNTSAEYYEKICSTHTYEDRIQTLSAVREAGLELCSGGIVGMGESEADIVKMALELRELGVHSIPVNFLNPIDGTPLQGLGKDLSPRQCLRILAVYRFANPTSELRIAGGREIHLRSLQPLGLYAANSIFLGDYLTTPGQKAEDDYRMLEDLGFTVTKTEEVSVGSA